The Mus pahari chromosome 5, PAHARI_EIJ_v1.1, whole genome shotgun sequence genomic sequence CTCAAGCCATAAGGCAGGGGGATTACTACAAGGTCATCCAGAtctctacagtgagttccaggcttcTGGGATCTACGCAGTAAGACACGGTCTCAACCCTTCAGGCCCCACCCCCAAATTCTAAGTGGATGAAAGCCCACTCCAAGGTTGACCCTCAGCTTTTTCCAGCAGaaagtcttgtttttcttttttaagatttatttattttatttatatgagtacactgtagctgtcttcagacacaccacaaaaGGGCACCCGACCCCActacatgtggttgctgagacttgaactcaggacctctggaagagaagtcagtgctcttaaccactcttaaccatctctccagcccaagacttGTTTTTCTATTAAGTTACTCATGTTTATCTTTCCCCAGTGTTTGAGAAGTGTGCTTTATTTACTTGAGAAACATGTAACGTGTATACTTAGAAAACTAAATTTCAGCCCTGTAAATGAAACGGGAAAGCAGAACTTGGGCTATAGCCCTGTGGTAGGATGCCTGCAGAGCATACACAAAGCATTAAAAATAAGTGACTGCAATTTATGAGCTGTTTTTACTCATGTGGGCTAAAAGAATTTGAAACGTGGCCTGCATTGTCAAACCAAGTATCAACCAGGCTAGTTATAATGAGACACAGTGCAGCTCAGAGGGCAAACCTCCAGGCATTTGGGTGACTATGACAACCCAGTCCTCCAAGTCTCCACTTGgctcacgcgcacacacacacacacacacacacacacacacacacacacacaacagtctAACCTgccacagggctggagagctcCTCCAGGTTGCAGTCTGTCTCCAAGTCCCAGCCATAATAGAGTCTCCTTCGAATTCGAGCGCTTAGCTTTTGGTGTCCCGGAAGGACCTGAAACAGAGCCAGGAGTAGTGGAGGGTGAAGGGCAGGGAAGGTTTTGGTGGAAATCCTGGGTACTGCCCCCGGGCCTATATTCTCTACCCAGCCCGGAGTTCCCAAGATCATTTGTTAATGGCAGCCTAGTCTTGTCCACAGGGGGAGAAAGACAATAAGCCTGCCTCTGCTATCACTGAGGGCTCAGTAGAAGACTAGACAACTAGAAACCAGATGGACCCCAGTCTAATCAGTAGCAGTTCCCCTCTTAAAACCTGAGGCTTTGCCTCCAGGCCTAAGCGGCATTGCTCTCACCAGTCGCCCACTCCGGGCATAACAAGTAAGAGAGCTCCCATTCCGCTCGGGGCTGGAGGAGAACGCCTGGGAGTTCTGACTCCCAGAGGCAGAGAACTGGCGGACCTCTCACCATGAAGTCTTGGAAACCGGTGAGGGAGAAGGCGCCTTCTTCGTCCAGTAGGAGCCCAGTCAGGTCCATCGCTCTGTCAGCCGCCACCCTGCgaaggtggaggggaagggaaggaatcGTAAGTGACCCCCAGAGCCGTCCTCACCCTTCGGCCCACCTCTCCCGAAAGGGCCACCGCCCGACTGCGCGCAGCCTCCTCCCTTCTCGCAGGCGGCCGTGGGACGCCTCTTCCTGTTCCGCGTGCGACTGGGCCTCCCGGCGCCCGACGACACGCGCGGGGCTCACCAGGCGAACCAGGAGGTACGAGGGCCAGAAGTGTTCTCAGCCCGTGCCGCGTCCGCCTGGCGTTTATAAGCTGCGGGAGTGAGTGTCACCGACGAGTCTGCGCGCCCTGCAGGAAGTGCCTCCTGCCCTGCCCAACTTGTCGCCGAGAGCTCCGGGTCTCTGGAGCTATGAGCACCCAGGGCTGAATTGTAATACGGTTCCCAGGGGACCGCGACACACCAAGGGTGGAAGGCGCTGACCAGACTTTGTGGTCTGGTACAGATAGTGACGAGCCTAACACAAAGGCAACGCGGCGAGTTGTTTCCTGGGTTTTAGGGAAGACGCAGTCAGCAATGCCCAGGAAAGATGAACAAGAAACTTACCGGTGGGAGAACTGTGAACAAGGTGGGAGGGAATCTGTTGACTCTTTACGCCCCCTTAGAAGTTTGAAACTGTAAAACTCGAATACATACTGTATTCTGTAGGGTTACTCCAGCAATTAAATGATCTCAAAAGATATGAAGCCTCAATAAACAGGTCTCCCCGAAGTAAACAGAGCCtggatgttttattttcaaacacgCCTTCCAACCAATTTGCGGCTGAGAGATTTTGGGGAGAAAGAGGGCGGACGCTCCAAGAAGGAAGAAGCAACTTTGAAGTTGGTGAAGCTGCTTTGAAGTCATTAAAGTCACGCGATGGTGTTTGTTTATCCGCTGAGGGGAGGGGACTGGAGGCGAAGAGGGTTGAGTAATGGGGATGGCACCGCCCTTCCCGATCCCACGCAGATTCTAGTCAAGATCCTGGGGGCCTGGAAGCCCACTGCCTCCGGGCGGGACCTCACGCGACAAAGAGGTCTCCAGCCGCCCTGTAAACACCGGGAGAAGACCTCAGGCCTCGCAGCCTCAACGCCCGCCCCGGATCACCACTCCCGCACCCTGGAAGCACACCTTCGTGGGTGCAGGATCACGACAGCGGCCACTGCGCACGCGCGGGCGTCCCATCCGGGCTGTTAGGGCACGTCACGTGGCATCGCGCTCCATCACGTGACGCTTGACCGCAGGTTTTTTTGCTCGCCCGGGCGTGCGCCCCCTTCCGTCTGACGCGCCCCCGGCGGCGGCCGCGCAGCCCTGGCTCCTCGCGGGCTCGGGCAGCGGCTGCGGCGCGGCGATGGCGAGCGGCGGTGGCGGTAACACCGGCGTGGGTGGCACCTCGGGACTGGGTCTGGGCCTGGGGCTGAGCCTCGGCCTGGGTGAGGCCACTGGCGACGCGGAGGAGGAGGCGGCCGCAGCCGAGGCTGTGGGACGCCTAGCCACGTCCCTGTGGCTGCGGCTCCGCGGCTGGGAGGCGGTGCTGGCGGCCGCACAGCGACTGCTGGTATGGGAGAAGCCGCTGCACAGCCTGGTCACGGCGGCTACACTCAACGGCCTCTTCTGGTAACGGCCGCggtggagggggcggggccgggctGCGCGGGAGAGCGGGGGCGGGAGGACCCGGTGCTCCCTCCCTTGGAGGGCTGTCAGCGTCTGGGGCGGTGATCCCGCACCAGGTTGCTCCATTTCTTAATCTCTTAGTAGTGGGTAAGGCTTAGAGGGCCATCTCCCCATCAGTGGGTCTTTCTGTGATTTTCGATGGATTTGGGAGCCTCTCCCCCCACTCTCGGCTGAGATGCCTGTCTCCCTAAGGTTGTTGTCTTCGTCGTCCCTCCGGCCCTTCTTCCTGCTCAGCATCTCACTTTTGACCTATTTTCTACTGGATCTCTGGCATCCTCGCTTTCTCCCTGATGTTTCAGGTGAGTTTCTTCATTCCACACACACTGTTGTGCACCTGCCCCGTGCATCACCCTGCTACTTGAAGCACAGCAAGTCATTTATCTCCTAAGGCATCCAGCATGCccttccatcctttttttttttttttttttaaagaaaattgccTGAAACGAGAattgtttcttttccaaaattaATGTTCTTGTGAGTTTACTAGTCAAAACTATATAGCatttaaagctgggtgtggtggtgcatgcctttaatcccaatactctggagaaggagaggggaagggggagacatCTTTGAAAGTTAGGCTAGCTTGTTCTATGttgggaattccaggccagcgaGAGTTACATTGTGAGacaatgtttcaaaaaataagtaaataaaaataaaagagtgtgAAGTTGGTGGCTAAAGCACCAGAGTTCTATTCCATACTCTGCCCTTTGCTGGCAGCCTATATGGCCTTGTAAAGAATCACAGAAGTGATGAGTGTAGTGccacatgccttaatcccagaatttgggaggcagaggcaggcagatctctaggccagctgggtctacagagtgagctccaggacagccagaactacacagagaaaccttgtcaaggagaaggaaggaagaaagaaagaactgtagACACAGGGACATCCTAGGGAGAGATGGTTAAATGAGTGTCTTCAGAGACCCTGATAGGAGTTGCTTTCCTGTACACACTTAATGTGCATCTTGGAACAACTGTATATCTGGCTGTGTATGAATTACTCAGGGCACAAATGAATAAGTGTGGGAGCCTGTGTTTGATAGAGGCAGAGTCTAAAGGAAACAAAGATGGACCTGGTGTCACAGGCCTGCCATCCTAGCGTCTTtaagatgctgaggcaggggaggCTGCAAGTTCAAGGACTACCCTAGGGATGCAGCTCAGAGGTACAGCATTGCCTAGCACTTAgcccaggctcaattcccagaactgcAAAAAGGAAAGACAGGTTCAGAAACAGCATATCGTATATACCTTGTTGTTGGTGTGTGAAAGGAATGCTCTGGACTTCACATAGTGGTTCAGGCCTGGAAGCGAGAGACAGGGGGATTACTGAAAAATTGAGACCAAGAATGCTAAAGAGAGGCAGCTCTTTCTGACTTTGGATCTGTCTCTAAGTGCCTCATGAACTCTTAACTTACCCCACTCCCTTTTCTCCCTAGCACCACCCCCTGAAGAACCGCACTCTGACAGGTGAGTATAGGCCACCTTTTAAAGAAGATGCCCAAATGTGGTCTGCTTGCTGTGCTCAGCTCAAAGAGGAGCAGGgctgtggcttctgcaggcatAGGTCCAGTATAATGAAGGGACTTACAGCAAGCAAAAGTATGCCTGGCTCTAGGCTTCTTTGTATGCAGATGCTATGTTCCTTCTCCTGTGGGAGAGGGTTGAGTACCCTGGGAATTTACTTCCCAGGATGAGGATGACATCCTTTGGGGGAGGTGGGATCTCCAGAATGAAGATCTCATCAGCAGTCTCAAAGTGATTTGAGTGTCTTAGCTGGTTCCTGAGGCCTCCGGGGGTCATATCATGTCTCCCCAGTGAGGGTGCGGGGTCAGGCGCCCAGCCGCACCTGCTGAGTGTGCCCGAGTTGTGCAGATACCTGGCTGAGAGCTGGCTCACCTTCCAGATTCACCTGCAAGAGCTGTTGCAGTACAAGAGGCAGAATCCAGCTCAGGTAAACCCCATCCTGAAACGGTTGCAGGAGTcagaggggctgggagagagtGACACGTGCAGTGTCTATTGTAAATTTCCTCAACTGGTTCCCATTTTCCACACATATAGTTTCTTCCCTGGTGACTGTGCACATGGTTTAAGCCTAGTGTTCTTCATAGCTCCTGTGCTCTTCTCTGCAGTTCTGTGCTCGAGTCTGTTCTGGCTGTGCTGTGCTAGCTGTGTTGGGACACTATGTTCCAGGGATTATGATTTCCTACATTGTCTGTGAGTGGAGGTCATCCTGCTATTTCCAAAGCCCTTTCTAGTCTTCTTTCCCTGGGTTGACCCAAAGGAAAGACTGCGTTTTCTTTGTTAGTTACTCACCTGGGAGGAGAATAGTAGGTTGGGGGGAAGAGGGCATCACTGCCTCGGGAAAGGGTCTCATCTTTGTTCAGCCCTACCTGTTCAGGGGACAGTTTGGATGAAGGCTTCTGAGAAAGTGGCCTGCTGAGCTCTGAATGCACTTTCTTAACCCGTAGTGCTGAGTATCCTGCTGTGGCCCCTGGTGGTTTATCATGAATTGATCCAGAGGATGTATACTCGCCTGGAGCCCTTGCTCATGCAGCTGGACTACAGcatgaaagcagaagctgatgcccTGCACCACAAACACGACAAGAGAAGTAAGGCATTCTCTTAACCTggatggggagaggcagggagagcctGTGGTGTATGGCTCATGGTGTGTCCTGGAATTGAAATCATTTCTACTTCCTTGGCCATGTTTGTCACCACCATTATCTCTGCTCATTGTTGCCTGATTGCCCTTTTCTAGAGCGCCAAGGGAAGAGTGCACCCCCAGCAGGAGATGAGCCACTGGCGGAAACAGAGAGTGAAAGCGAGGCAGAGTTGGCTGGCTTCTCTCCAGTGGTGAGGTCCAGGGAAGGTGGGGTGTCAAATCGAAGGCTGAAGGGAAGTTGGGTATTGTGGTACATACATGTAATCCTATttgagagaaggaagcagaaggatcaagaattcaaaaccagcctggttttctttttttttttttttttttttttttttggatttttcaagacagggtttctctgtatagccttggctgtcctggaacttactttgtagaccaggctgacctcaaactcagaaatcctcctgcctctgctgggattaaaggcgtgtgccaccacacccagctagctTGGTTTTCATTAtgaatttgagatcagcctggaccacataagacctcctatctccaaaaaaagaaaaagaaaaaggcaaaggagGCAAGAATGTGTCTGCTTTAGAGCTACCAGTTCTCAAGTAGTTGGGAACCAGAAGGCTTGGGGGTAAAGTGTGCTTATCCCAGTATGTTGGATTCATCCTGGTTCTCCTGCAGGTGGATGTGAAGAAAACAGCCCTGGCCTTGGCTATTACAGACTCTGAGCTGTCAGATGAGGAGGCCTCTATCTTAGAGAGCGGCGGTTTCTCTGTATCTCGGGCCACCACTCCACAACTGACAGATGTTTCTGAAGGTATGAGCAGTCTTTGCCTCTCTTTTATCTTCCCGCTCCCCGATACTGAGTTGTTGACAGCTGTGTTCTCCGAGTTCCAAAAATGCTTCCTGAATTCCTGTATTCTCTAATCCTACCCTAAGCTCCCAAGAACTTAGTTCTATCCTCTAGCTTTGCTTTGTAGTGTTTGGTTGTTTTTAGAtcttgttattttatgtgtatgagtatttggcCTGCATAATGTGCGtacaccatatgcatgcctggtgcctgcaaaagtcaaaagagggcatctggtcccctggagctggagttgcagttggttgtgagccaccatatgggtgctgggaattgaacctgggtcctctgcaggagcagcaagtgctcttaaccactgagccatctcttcagctctgctttgctttttgagaaaggCTCTTAGTCTAGGCTTGCTTTGAACTCTCTTTGTAGCAGAAGATAACCTGAACTCTGGTCCCTCCTCCCtataccttccaaatgctgggattacaatagACATGTGCCACAGGACCTGGCTTCCCAAGTTATCTACATGAACTTACTGACTTTGGTGGCCAGTTAGAGAAAACAGCTCATTCTTAACGCTTTAATCTCTGCACAGATTTGGACCAGCAGAGCCTGCCAAGTGAGCCAGAAGAGGCTCTGAGCCgagacctgggggagggggaagagacagAGCTGGCCCCTCCTGAAGACCTGCTAAGTGCCCCTCCAGCCCTCTCAAAACAAGCCCTGGATACAGAAGAGGAGGGAGCTGCAGACAAGGAAACCTTGCTTCAGCTCTCATCCCCTCTTCACTTTGTGAATACGCACTTCAATGGGGCAGGGTCCCCCCAGGATGGAGTGAAATGCCCTCCTGGTGGACCAGTGAAGACCCTGAGCCCAGAGGCAGTGAGTGGTGACCTAATGGCTCCATCCAGCACCCTCTCACCCCAACTTTGCCTTGCTGAAAGTGGTCCAGttacccccctctctccctctgtgctcccatcccttccccaggACTCACCTCACACCCTGGCTGctcctgaggaggaagaggcactCACAACTGAGGACTTTGAGTTGCTGGATCAGGGGGAGCTGGAGCAACTGAATGCAGAGCTGGGCTTGGGACCAGAGATGCCCCCAAAGCCCCCTGatgttctgcctcctcctcccctgggGCCAGACAGCCATTCCCTGGTACAGTCAGACCAAGAGGCTCATGCCGAGGTTGAGCCATGAGCCATGGCAGAATGAGCTGCAGGCATACTAGGGCTTCCTAACTAGGCATGTCACATTGTCTCCTCTCCCTGTCACTCTGGGGAGAGGCACTATGTGGAAAAACTGGCTGTCAGATGGAAGCCAGAccactctgcctgcctgcctgcctgcctgcctgctgtcctgGGACCTGGTATAGTACCTGTTCCTAGGATTGGTTTTATGTCTGTAAATACTTTTCCATTTGGGTTAGTGGATGTGATGAAGGCTAGGGGCATCCTTCCATAGCCTGCAGTTACTTCCCTGCCTCATCCCTTGTCATTCTGCTGTGTCCCAAGCCCTGGTGgtctaccttttctttttcttcctatccTCAGGGACCTGTGCTGCTCCACCCTCGTGTCCCACTTGGTTGTTTAGTTGAGGCACTTTATAATTTCCTCTACTGTCCCACACTCCCGTTGGCTTTATTTCCCTGCTGTGTCCTGTCCTTTGCAGTGTGACCCCCACTCTGCCAACTCCTCCTTCCCACAGGCACTGGCCAAGTTTTAGGACAGGTTCTCTTCTGAGGAAACTGGGTGGTGTCAGGCCAGCAGTGCTGTGCTTGGGTTGCTGTTGCCTTGAACCTACACTGTACCCTTGCCCAGTTCAACACTCATGATGCCGGACAGCAGGGTCCCATAGCACTTTGCCAGCACTGAGGGTGGcatgttctcttctcttttttgagGTGAGGGACTTCCCTTCTGTATTAGGGAAGAAGAACAGAACCTACTTGTCTGGACTCCCTGCTAGGGTCTAAAGTGGATAGTAAGATCTGTGTAGGTGTTAACTGGAAAAATAAACTGTTGATTGGCTAGAactgctgcctgtctgcctgcttgtcTCACTGTGAGCCGCCTCCCATACTGCACTCTTTCCCCTCCTCACCCAGCACTGCCTCTCTTAGTTATTTTCCTTGTaaaaagccagaggcagggatCATCCTGACAACCCTACCTGCTCCTCAGTCATACAAAGTGAGATTTAGCATGTGTGAATACATTACATGCTGGAGGAAATTAATTGCCTTGGCTTCCCAGTCAGTGGAACATGGAGTCATGATAACTGTTTCCTACTGTGTACCTTTAATATTGTTTCTATAAGTCACATATCTACATGCTCACAATTCAATCTTAATTGTCTGTAGTAGGCCCACTAACCAGCAGTGGTAATATAAGTtggttaaatatttatataaactgGTTAAAGGCCAAGGGACTAAAATAGTATCCAAggttttttaaagtatatgttcTTGGCACCGTTCtaagttatttacttatttatttatttatttcagaaacaggctctctgtgtagttctgactggcctagaacacagatttgcctgcctctgcctccagagtgctgggattaaaggtatgcactaccccCTAGCTTATCTATGTGATTTTTATATACTAGTGTTTAACATGGGGCTGTTcatcaacttttaaaatgaattgtcTTACTGCTGAACAATAGTAGTTCACATTTGTAATCCGAGTGCATGAggactgaggcagggagattgaaagcttcaggctggcctggtctaccaAGAGAGAAGAcatcatctcaaaacaaaagccaaccacaataaaaataattgctatcaactccatttttttttttttttaagcacagcTTAGTTTCCTGAGGGCCACACAGGCTGAATGAATGGAGCCATGATTGAAACCCAGTGAGTGATGCTAGGAAACACTGTAAGCTCCTGTCCAGTGATGGGCACAGGCAGGAAGAAGCCTGGAACTGGAAAAACCAATCCAGCATCTTAGCTTTGTGGAAAGTGGACTCTTGGCTGCCCTTCTACTTAGGTGAACAGCACAAAACAGAGTAAATAGTTTGCTTAGTGAGTTCATGTCCTCAACCTTTAGCTTTGGGTACAATGTAGCATGGTAATTGTCTTTGAAGATGAAGTCTATACAGGTGTATCCTGATGTATCCCAGAAATAAGAGACATTTCCTCTGTTTGAGAGAGAATCAGCCTTAAGTGAGGCCTGGTTAATGCAGAGATTTCCATTTCTGAAGAAGTTTGGATTTAGAACTGAATCCCTGTAGCTGGATCAAAATATCAAAGTAGGTCAGCAGTCTGTGTTACCCCTTCACATTTACCATTGTCTGATGGTTTCTGCAGGTTTTGTTGGTGATAATTTTCACTATCAGATGTCTTGACCAGCTT encodes the following:
- the Retreg2 gene encoding reticulophagy regulator 2 — translated: MASGGGGNTGVGGTSGLGLGLGLSLGLGEATGDAEEEAAAAEAVGRLATSLWLRLRGWEAVLAAAQRLLVWEKPLHSLVTAATLNGLFWLLSSSSLRPFFLLSISLLTYFLLDLWHPRFLPDVSAPPPEEPHSDSEGAGSGAQPHLLSVPELCRYLAESWLTFQIHLQELLQYKRQNPAQFCARVCSGCAVLAVLGHYVPGIMISYIVLLSILLWPLVVYHELIQRMYTRLEPLLMQLDYSMKAEADALHHKHDKRKRQGKSAPPAGDEPLAETESESEAELAGFSPVVDVKKTALALAITDSELSDEEASILESGGFSVSRATTPQLTDVSEDLDQQSLPSEPEEALSRDLGEGEETELAPPEDLLSAPPALSKQALDTEEEGAADKETLLQLSSPLHFVNTHFNGAGSPQDGVKCPPGGPVKTLSPEAVSGDLMAPSSTLSPQLCLAESGPVTPLSPSVLPSLPQDSPHTLAAPEEEEALTTEDFELLDQGELEQLNAELGLGPEMPPKPPDVLPPPPLGPDSHSLVQSDQEAHAEVEP